ATGCGGGTCTGTTTTTCATCGGATTGGGTCTGGCAGGCAAAGGCTTCGACACCGTGTTCCAGAGCCACGGCCAATTGCTCGGCATAGGCGGGATCGATTTCGGCGGCAGCGGCAAACAGCTGTGCTTCGGCACGCTGCACCAGAAACAGCACCCCGGCGCGATCGCCCTGATCCACGGCCCTCATCAGCTCCTGAAGATGCCGCCGCCCCCGTTCAGTGACGGCATCGGGAAATCCGCCACAGGCGCGGGTAATCATCAGGGTGGCATTCTTCACTTCCAGCCACATCCGTTGGCCCGGCTTTTCCAGCAAAAAATCGATACGGCTGTCCCCCAGCTTTTTCTCCGGGTACACCTGATAGCCCTGCAGCCCGTCGATGAGGCCCAATTCCAGAGCTTCTGCCACCACCTTGTTACTGCGTTGGGTGTTGGTATCGACCCAATGACCGTTGACTTCAATCATCTCCAGGGTCCAGGGATATTTACGCTTGGCATTGTCACTGTGCGATACCAGAACGCTGGCGCCGGGCGTGGCGCACTGACGCATACTGCCGGTATTCGGCGTATGCACCGTGGTTGTAGTGCCGTCCGGCCATTCAATGTCGGCCAGAAAGCGCTTATAGCGCTTCAACAACGTCGCGCGGCGAAGTTCAGGCAGATTCATGCGCTGATCTCGTCCATCTCCCGCTCCGACAGACCAAGCAGGTAGAGGATGGAATCGAGGCTCTGCTGGTTGATATGGGTGTCGGCCTGTTCGCGGACGCGGGCTTTGGCATTGAAAGCGATACCGAGACCGGCTTTGCCGAGCATGGGCAGATCGTTGGCGCCGTCGCCGATGGCGATCACCTGGTCAAGGGTAACGCCTTCGCGCTCGGCAATCTCTTCGAGCAATTGTGCTTTGCATTCGCCATCGACCACCCGACCC
This region of uncultured Desulfuromonas sp. genomic DNA includes:
- the sfsA gene encoding DNA/RNA nuclease SfsA, whose product is MNLPELRRATLLKRYKRFLADIEWPDGTTTTVHTPNTGSMRQCATPGASVLVSHSDNAKRKYPWTLEMIEVNGHWVDTNTQRSNKVVAEALELGLIDGLQGYQVYPEKKLGDSRIDFLLEKPGQRMWLEVKNATLMITRACGGFPDAVTERGRRHLQELMRAVDQGDRAGVLFLVQRAEAQLFAAAAEIDPAYAEQLAVALEHGVEAFACQTQSDEKQTRIVRRIPVQV